The Corynebacterium tuberculostearicum genome window below encodes:
- the lipA gene encoding lipoyl synthase, producing the protein MLRIEKKNAESPIEQKPRWIRNQVRTGPGYEDMKSRVAGASLHTVCQEAGCPNIHECWESREATFLIGGDKCTRRCDFCDIATGKPEELDRDEPRRVAENIREMDLNYTTITGVTRDDLPDEGAWLYAEVVRKIHELNPHTGVENLTPDFSGKPDLLEEVFEAKPEVFAHNLETVPRIFKRIRPAFRYERSLDVIRQAHDYGLITKSNLILGMGETEDEVEEALRDLRSAGCDIITITQYLRPGPRFHPIERWVRPEEFVAHSKLAKELGFGGVMSGPLVRSSYRAGRLYVQAMEKRGFELPENLKHLAETSQGATAQEASTLLEKYGPSEETPVTTRMAKTPANANSAAATIR; encoded by the coding sequence ATGCTCCGCATTGAAAAGAAGAATGCGGAGTCACCCATCGAACAAAAGCCACGCTGGATTCGCAACCAGGTCCGCACCGGCCCGGGCTACGAGGACATGAAGTCCCGCGTGGCCGGCGCCTCCCTGCACACCGTGTGCCAGGAGGCAGGCTGCCCGAATATCCACGAGTGCTGGGAATCCCGCGAGGCTACGTTCCTTATCGGTGGCGATAAGTGCACCCGCCGCTGCGACTTCTGCGATATTGCCACCGGCAAGCCGGAAGAACTAGACCGCGACGAGCCGCGCCGCGTGGCCGAAAACATCCGGGAAATGGACCTTAACTACACCACCATTACCGGCGTTACCCGCGACGATCTTCCTGATGAGGGCGCTTGGCTCTACGCCGAGGTCGTGCGCAAGATTCACGAGCTCAACCCGCATACCGGCGTGGAAAACCTCACCCCGGACTTCTCTGGCAAGCCGGACCTTCTGGAAGAGGTCTTTGAGGCCAAGCCAGAGGTCTTCGCCCACAACCTGGAAACCGTGCCGCGCATCTTTAAGCGCATCCGCCCGGCCTTCCGCTACGAGCGTTCCCTGGACGTTATCCGCCAGGCCCACGACTATGGCCTGATTACCAAGTCCAACCTGATTTTGGGCATGGGCGAGACCGAGGATGAGGTCGAGGAAGCATTGCGTGACCTGCGCTCTGCTGGCTGCGATATCATCACCATCACCCAGTACCTGCGCCCCGGCCCGCGCTTCCACCCGATTGAGCGCTGGGTGCGCCCAGAGGAATTCGTCGCCCATTCCAAGCTGGCCAAGGAGCTCGGCTTCGGCGGCGTCATGTCCGGCCCGCTGGTGCGCTCGTCCTACCGCGCCGGCCGCCTCTACGTGCAGGCCATGGAAAAGCGCGGCTTCGAGCTGCCAGAAAACCTCAAGCACCTGGCTGAGACCTCCCAGGGTGCCACCGCCCAAGAGGCCTCCACCCTGCTGGAGAAGTACGGCCCCTCGGAAGAGACTCCCGTGACCACCCGCATGGCCAAGACCCCGGCTAATGCGAATTCGGCGGCGGCCACCATCCGCTAA
- a CDS encoding DUF4191 domain-containing protein, with product MAKDDKAALKAAKKQERAAKRQQRKQTWSQMWQAFNMQRKQDKALIPIMLGAFLGMGLLFFLIGLLFSGQWFMLILGLGIGALLAMFLFTRRLERDMYKRVEDQPGAAGWALEQQLRNTVGIVWSVKTGVAATRQQDLIHRVIGNAGVIFVCEGNKNRVRPTLNQLKKRVDKIAGGVPIYEIFVGNGEDEVPVSKLRNKVMKLPRNFNKNETYENIRRIEAMDSMPGTTPGMPKGPTPHQAQNMAGMNRRMRRAQQRKKNK from the coding sequence ATGGCGAAAGATGACAAGGCAGCACTAAAGGCTGCAAAGAAGCAAGAACGCGCGGCCAAGCGCCAGCAGCGTAAGCAAACCTGGTCCCAAATGTGGCAAGCATTCAATATGCAGCGCAAGCAGGATAAGGCGCTTATCCCCATCATGCTGGGTGCCTTCCTGGGCATGGGCTTGCTCTTCTTCCTCATTGGCCTGCTTTTTAGCGGCCAGTGGTTCATGCTCATCCTCGGCTTGGGCATCGGCGCGCTGCTCGCCATGTTCCTCTTTACCCGCCGCCTTGAACGCGATATGTACAAGCGCGTGGAGGACCAACCGGGCGCTGCCGGCTGGGCGCTGGAGCAGCAGCTGCGCAATACCGTGGGCATCGTATGGTCCGTCAAGACCGGTGTGGCCGCCACCCGCCAGCAGGATCTTATCCACCGCGTCATCGGCAACGCCGGCGTCATCTTCGTGTGCGAGGGCAATAAGAACCGCGTACGCCCCACCTTGAACCAGCTGAAGAAGCGTGTAGACAAGATCGCCGGCGGCGTTCCCATCTACGAAATCTTCGTGGGCAACGGCGAGGACGAGGTTCCCGTATCCAAGCTGCGCAATAAGGTCATGAAGCTGCCACGCAACTTCAATAAGAACGAAACCTACGAAAACATCCGTCGCATCGAGGCCATGGATTCCATGCCGGGTACCACCCCAGGTATGCCCAAGGGTCCAACGCCCCACCAGGCGCAGAACATGGCCGGCATGAATCGCCGCATGCGCCGCGCCCAGCAGCGCAAAAAGAATAAGTAG
- a CDS encoding RDD family protein, with protein sequence MADKRTWLDGPNIPGEYDDMEGPGRWPGEKLGLPESGPGSLAPVGRRAGAVAIDWIVCMLIANLIHMFTTELGGVAFLGYALWVIMGIVCGWLFARTPGMLLLGMGVARLDVPGAHVGLWRAALRTVLTGVLFPAAMVDADGRGMHDRATGTIVIRS encoded by the coding sequence ATGGCAGATAAGCGTACGTGGCTCGACGGGCCGAATATTCCGGGCGAATACGATGACATGGAAGGCCCCGGCCGCTGGCCGGGCGAAAAGCTCGGCCTTCCGGAGTCCGGGCCGGGGTCACTGGCCCCCGTTGGCCGCCGCGCCGGCGCCGTGGCCATTGACTGGATCGTGTGCATGCTCATTGCCAACCTGATCCACATGTTCACCACGGAACTTGGTGGCGTGGCCTTCTTGGGCTACGCCCTGTGGGTCATCATGGGAATCGTGTGTGGTTGGCTCTTTGCCCGCACCCCCGGCATGCTGCTGCTGGGGATGGGCGTGGCGCGACTCGATGTCCCCGGTGCCCACGTGGGCCTATGGCGCGCGGCGTTGCGCACAGTGCTTACCGGTGTGCTGTTCCCAGCGGCCATGGTTGATGCGGATGGACGCGGCATGCACGACCGCGCCACCGGCACCATCGTCATTCGCTCCTAA